The following coding sequences lie in one Candidatus Eisenbacteria bacterium genomic window:
- a CDS encoding ankyrin repeat domain-containing protein, translating into MPAPTRRLASALLFSLFLALPAALSAGEIHDAAAAGDLAALRAALDRNPNAANEPDAEGIPPLCLAAREGRVDAARILIDRGADIGLGDGDDTRAIHYAAIGGHPRLIDLFLERGVRIDVQDRNGTTPLIFAISQRRFDTADRLIEKGADPSIANGSGATPLHYAAVRGARDIARKLIARGADVNAVTDGKETPLHFAAVWADDIEIVNLLLENGAETEIKDDYGRTPFCLTARETGNADIGKRLLHHGADPNTVDRFGSTPLNLAAWRGFGRFVNLLLDSGATVPLRGQEAEEITLFAANRGLDRLFTVLADGGADLTIRNGFDGSLLHSAAAGGSMEIVRSLAGRGLTIGEKDRYGWTPLHSAAEKGRTEVIRWLLAEEVDIDAKSLSGLTALHLADQNEREDAARMLRAKGADDSPRRFPDLRGPYLGRPLPGKDPLLFALDIVSTNRSEHGSIAFSPDGREAYWSSSYESDSGYSYSRILTSRTEGGRWTAPDFAPFSAIPRMGDDVPFFHPDGTRLFFDSGRPNEPGGERGAERIWVMEKEGDGWSEPRRIEGGPNDRNIHWQFSVAANGDIYFGSGGDLWISRPLGGLRYAEAEKLPGAINHEEYREDSPFIAPDESYLLFSGSRRPDTIGQVDLYISFRDREGLWTEPVNVGEPINSAAHDMCPIISSDGKFLFFHSGRSGSTDIYWVDSGFIEKLRPGRM; encoded by the coding sequence ATGCCCGCTCCAACGCGCCGTCTCGCCTCGGCCTTGCTCTTTTCGCTGTTCCTCGCGCTCCCCGCCGCGCTCTCCGCCGGAGAGATCCACGACGCGGCGGCGGCGGGCGATCTCGCCGCGCTTCGCGCCGCCCTCGATCGAAACCCGAACGCCGCGAACGAACCGGACGCCGAGGGGATTCCGCCTCTCTGCCTCGCCGCCCGGGAAGGTCGCGTCGACGCCGCCCGTATCCTCATCGACCGGGGGGCGGACATCGGACTCGGCGACGGGGATGATACCCGGGCGATCCACTACGCCGCCATCGGCGGGCATCCGCGTTTGATCGACCTCTTCCTCGAGCGGGGAGTGCGGATCGACGTTCAGGACCGAAACGGAACGACGCCGCTGATCTTCGCGATCTCCCAGAGACGGTTCGACACCGCCGACCGGTTGATCGAAAAAGGGGCGGACCCGTCGATCGCGAATGGGAGCGGGGCGACCCCCCTGCACTACGCCGCCGTGCGCGGCGCCCGTGATATCGCCCGGAAGCTGATCGCACGCGGCGCGGATGTGAACGCGGTGACGGACGGAAAGGAGACACCGCTCCATTTCGCCGCCGTCTGGGCGGACGACATCGAGATCGTGAATCTCCTCTTGGAGAACGGCGCGGAAACGGAGATCAAGGACGACTACGGAAGAACCCCCTTCTGTTTGACCGCGCGGGAGACGGGGAACGCCGACATCGGGAAGAGACTCCTCCACCACGGAGCGGACCCCAACACGGTGGACCGCTTCGGCTCCACGCCTCTCAATCTGGCCGCCTGGCGCGGCTTCGGGCGTTTCGTGAACCTGCTCCTCGACAGCGGCGCGACCGTCCCCTTACGGGGTCAAGAGGCGGAAGAGATCACTTTGTTCGCGGCCAATCGAGGGCTCGACCGTCTTTTCACCGTTCTGGCCGATGGGGGCGCGGACCTGACGATCCGGAACGGTTTCGACGGATCGCTCCTCCACTCCGCCGCCGCCGGGGGATCGATGGAGATCGTCCGATCCCTCGCCGGACGGGGGCTCACGATCGGCGAGAAGGACCGCTACGGTTGGACGCCCCTCCACAGCGCCGCCGAGAAGGGGCGGACGGAGGTCATCCGGTGGCTCCTCGCCGAAGAGGTCGACATCGACGCGAAAAGCCTTTCGGGATTGACGGCGCTCCATCTCGCCGACCAAAACGAGAGAGAAGACGCGGCCCGCATGCTCCGGGCGAAAGGAGCGGACGATTCCCCCCGGCGCTTCCCCGACCTTCGCGGGCCCTACCTCGGCCGGCCCCTCCCCGGAAAGGACCCGCTTCTGTTCGCCCTCGACATCGTGTCGACGAACCGCTCCGAACACGGCTCCATCGCCTTCTCGCCGGACGGAAGGGAGGCGTACTGGTCTTCCTCCTACGAAAGCGACTCCGGCTATTCCTACTCCCGTATTCTGACCTCCCGGACCGAAGGGGGCCGGTGGACGGCGCCGGATTTCGCCCCGTTCTCGGCGATCCCCCGCATGGGGGACGACGTCCCCTTCTTCCACCCCGACGGGACGAGGCTCTTCTTCGACTCCGGACGCCCGAACGAACCGGGAGGAGAGAGAGGCGCCGAGCGCATCTGGGTCATGGAAAAGGAAGGGGACGGCTGGTCCGAACCGCGACGGATCGAAGGCGGCCCGAACGACCGGAACATCCACTGGCAGTTCTCGGTGGCGGCCAACGGCGACATCTACTTCGGATCGGGCGGGGATCTCTGGATTTCGCGCCCCCTCGGCGGCCTCCGTTACGCCGAGGCGGAGAAGCTTCCGGGAGCGATCAACCACGAGGAATACCGCGAAGACTCCCCCTTCATCGCGCCCGACGAAAGCTACCTCCTCTTCTCCGGAAGCCGCCGCCCGGACACCATCGGCCAAGTGGACCTCTACATCTCTTTCCGGGATCGCGAGGGACTCTGGACGGAGCCGGTGAACGTCGGGGAACCGATCAACTCCGCCGCCCACGACATGTGCCCCATCATCTCTTCGGACGGCAAGTTTCTCTTTTTCCACAGCGGCCGGAGCGGCTCCACCGACATCTATTGGGTCGACTCGGGCTTCATCGAAAAGCTGCGGCCGGGGAGAATGTAG
- a CDS encoding ion transporter produces the protein MTDETRRGGMRAKLHEVIFEADTRAGKLFDLALIWCILLSVLAVMLDSVRSIHAAHGRFLIGVEWFFTIVFTVEYILRLSCIGRPARYAKSFFGVIDLLSVIPTYLSLLLPGSQYLLVIRILRVLRIFRVLKLARFLHEANAMVRALRASSRKIVVFFSAILAMVVIFGSIMYLVEGEANGFTSIPRSVYWAIVTMTTVGYGDISPQTALGQAIAAALMILGFAIIAVPTGIVATELSRAEGTEVSTQACPQCGAEGHEQGAKYCKECGAAL, from the coding sequence ATGACTGACGAAACCCGCCGCGGCGGGATGCGCGCCAAGCTGCACGAAGTGATCTTCGAGGCGGACACGAGGGCGGGGAAGCTTTTCGACCTGGCGCTCATCTGGTGCATCCTCCTCAGCGTCCTCGCGGTGATGCTCGACAGCGTCCGCTCGATCCACGCGGCCCACGGCCGTTTCCTGATCGGAGTCGAGTGGTTCTTCACGATCGTCTTCACCGTCGAGTACATCCTCCGCCTCTCCTGCATCGGCCGGCCGGCCCGCTACGCGAAGAGCTTCTTCGGCGTCATCGATCTCCTGTCGGTGATCCCGACCTACCTGAGCCTTCTCCTGCCGGGGAGCCAGTACCTGCTCGTCATACGGATCCTACGGGTCCTCCGGATCTTCCGGGTGCTGAAGCTCGCCCGCTTCCTTCACGAGGCGAACGCCATGGTCCGCGCCCTGCGCGCGAGCAGCCGGAAGATCGTGGTCTTCTTCTCCGCCATCCTCGCGATGGTCGTCATCTTCGGATCGATCATGTACCTCGTGGAAGGGGAGGCGAACGGATTCACGAGCATCCCCCGGAGCGTGTACTGGGCGATCGTCACGATGACCACCGTCGGCTATGGCGACATCTCCCCCCAAACAGCGCTGGGTCAGGCCATCGCGGCGGCGCTCATGATCCTCGGCTTCGCCATCATCGCCGTTCCCACCGGGATCGTGGCGACCGAACTCAGCCGCGCCGAAGGGACGGAGGTGAGCACCCAGGCGTGCCCCCAGTGCGGCGCCGAGGGACACGAACAGGGCGCGAAGTACTGCAAGGAGTGCGGCGCGGCTCTCTGA
- a CDS encoding sulfatase: protein MSWKLRFPVFLLSAALSLSGCGKTADRPMNILIILVDTLRADHVGSYGYARSTTPHLDRLSEESSVFDHAYSHSPWTMPSVASLLTSLTPRDHGITDWQQPLDERFLTLAEWLSTKGYSTAAFVSHIIFRRKFHFDQGFRHYDQSVLRIGQSESISTSKEVTDLAVRWLREREDAPFFLWVHYFDPHSVYLSHEGFAFGDHPIDRYDSEIAFTDNQIGRLLDAVREEGILDDTIILFVADHGEEFLDHGGLEHSRTLFEELIRVPLMIRVPGVSPDRIREIVGMQDLAPTLLDLAGIEIPAEFRGESIPLVDGRFQPGEDRTIFAETLRFADKRGIRTGRWKLIEDRENGAVSLYDLEMDPGESRDAAADNPDVFRKMKGVLDGYYEVPRASIGEVELSEELKNDLKSLGYLR from the coding sequence TTGTCCTGGAAGCTTCGTTTTCCGGTCTTTCTGCTCTCCGCGGCGCTCTCTCTTTCGGGCTGCGGGAAAACGGCGGACCGGCCGATGAACATCCTGATCATCCTGGTCGACACGCTGCGCGCCGACCACGTCGGCTCCTATGGTTACGCTCGGAGCACCACGCCCCATCTCGATCGTTTGTCCGAGGAGTCCTCCGTCTTCGATCACGCCTATAGCCACAGTCCTTGGACGATGCCTTCCGTCGCCTCCCTTCTTACTTCACTCACCCCCAGGGACCACGGAATCACGGATTGGCAGCAGCCCCTGGACGAGCGTTTCCTCACCCTCGCCGAGTGGCTTTCGACGAAGGGATACTCGACCGCCGCGTTCGTCAGCCACATCATTTTCCGCCGCAAGTTTCATTTTGATCAGGGGTTCCGTCATTACGACCAATCCGTCCTCCGGATCGGCCAATCCGAGTCGATCAGCACCTCGAAAGAAGTGACCGACCTCGCCGTTCGCTGGTTGCGGGAGCGTGAAGACGCCCCCTTCTTCCTCTGGGTCCACTACTTCGACCCGCACAGCGTCTATCTCTCCCACGAGGGCTTCGCATTCGGCGATCATCCCATCGACCGCTACGACAGCGAAATCGCTTTCACCGACAATCAGATCGGGCGCCTTCTCGACGCGGTACGAGAGGAGGGGATTCTGGACGACACGATCATCCTCTTCGTCGCCGATCACGGCGAGGAGTTCCTCGACCACGGCGGACTGGAGCACAGCCGGACCCTCTTCGAGGAGTTGATCCGCGTTCCCCTCATGATCCGCGTTCCCGGCGTCTCCCCCGACCGGATCCGCGAGATCGTCGGTATGCAGGACCTGGCGCCCACGCTTCTCGACCTGGCCGGAATCGAAATTCCCGCCGAATTCCGGGGCGAATCGATCCCGCTCGTCGACGGGCGTTTCCAGCCGGGAGAAGACCGGACCATCTTCGCCGAAACGCTCCGTTTCGCCGACAAGCGGGGGATCCGAACCGGACGGTGGAAGCTGATCGAGGACCGCGAAAACGGCGCCGTCTCCCTTTACGACCTCGAGATGGACCCGGGAGAATCCCGGGACGCCGCCGCCGACAATCCCGACGTTTTCCGGAAAATGAAAGGGGTCCTCGACGGTTACTATGAAGTTCCGCGCGCCAGCATCGGCGAGGTGGAGCTGTCGGAAGAGCTGAAAAACGATCTCAAGAGCCTCGGTTATCTCCGCTGA
- a CDS encoding ATP-binding protein: MRVHSIRIENYRPFADLSETRLGQLATLVGKNDSGKSSILRALQTFLEEKPGLASSDIHHGSAAEADVVIEVAFSDLPDVVCLEESVETTLAEENLLDASGHLRLRKTYPRSNLGKFRIEVIVRDYANEMFSGLAALKEKELNERCAECEIETKKSGRGITNKGKRASLRAEAEKRKVKAEDRALELPDRSDLWRTIKGLLPGFVMFEADTRLGVEETSFQGQFRSIIRAVSEHERVRETRESFSKAIQDGLQVEIDRLFELLTHHTDAFSRLSAHPSFTWDKAVTFDIYGTDGAGVETSVERRGSGLRRLMMVAFFQYLAERGRSAGDTIFGIEEPENCLHPALQRELVTSLRTLTGEGTQIVISSHSPVFAGASPVDDLALVVREADKARAVQAPELDRAQIASELGVEPADQITGFDACVFVEGPDDVFFFQQAARILKEAGHVDALFEDKNIGFIPYSGDCLKHWIDLRAMKRLNRRFAVIVDSDRKSASDTIPGRKMNWKRQCESDGGVFHILNRREIENYVHEEAIKRAGLTLAPYDAYADMKATFGPRVHRLIEGMTCDELLEMDRLDDGGGERHEIRDLIQTLLGLPEA; this comes from the coding sequence ATGCGAGTACACAGCATCAGAATTGAGAACTACAGGCCGTTTGCGGATCTGTCCGAGACGCGCTTGGGGCAACTTGCTACTCTTGTTGGCAAAAACGACAGCGGCAAGTCTAGTATTCTGAGGGCCTTGCAGACGTTCTTGGAGGAGAAGCCGGGTCTTGCTTCTTCCGATATCCACCACGGCTCCGCAGCTGAGGCTGACGTAGTTATAGAGGTAGCATTCTCGGATCTTCCTGATGTTGTCTGTCTCGAGGAGTCCGTTGAGACGACCCTGGCCGAAGAGAATCTGCTCGACGCAAGTGGGCATCTGCGGCTAAGGAAGACCTATCCCCGGAGCAATCTTGGGAAATTCCGCATTGAGGTGATCGTCCGTGACTATGCCAACGAGATGTTTTCTGGGCTTGCTGCCCTGAAAGAGAAGGAACTGAATGAGCGGTGTGCTGAGTGTGAAATCGAAACAAAGAAATCCGGCCGGGGTATTACCAATAAAGGGAAGAGAGCTTCGCTCCGGGCTGAGGCTGAGAAGCGAAAAGTAAAGGCTGAGGACCGGGCTCTGGAGTTGCCCGACCGGAGTGATCTGTGGAGGACGATCAAAGGGCTTCTGCCTGGCTTTGTTATGTTTGAGGCCGACACGAGGCTTGGGGTTGAGGAGACTTCATTTCAAGGACAGTTCCGATCAATCATTAGAGCGGTATCTGAGCATGAAAGGGTTCGAGAAACCAGGGAGTCCTTTTCAAAGGCTATTCAAGACGGGCTCCAAGTGGAAATCGACAGACTATTCGAGCTCCTGACGCACCACACTGACGCTTTTTCACGACTGAGTGCCCACCCGAGCTTCACATGGGACAAGGCAGTTACCTTTGATATATATGGAACGGACGGCGCTGGGGTGGAAACGTCAGTCGAACGGAGAGGTAGTGGTTTGCGTCGTTTGATGATGGTGGCATTCTTTCAGTATCTTGCCGAGCGCGGGCGATCTGCCGGTGACACGATTTTCGGAATCGAGGAACCGGAGAACTGCCTTCATCCGGCTCTTCAGCGGGAGCTAGTTACATCGCTTAGAACCCTTACTGGGGAAGGCACGCAAATCGTCATCTCGTCTCATTCACCGGTCTTCGCGGGGGCATCACCAGTGGATGATCTAGCACTTGTCGTGCGAGAAGCGGACAAGGCGAGGGCTGTGCAGGCTCCAGAGCTGGATCGGGCGCAGATCGCCTCGGAGCTCGGGGTCGAACCGGCCGATCAGATTACGGGCTTTGATGCGTGTGTGTTCGTTGAGGGGCCGGACGACGTGTTCTTCTTCCAGCAGGCGGCGAGAATCCTCAAAGAGGCTGGGCATGTTGACGCGTTGTTCGAAGATAAAAATATCGGATTCATTCCCTACAGTGGCGACTGCCTGAAGCACTGGATAGATTTGAGAGCGATGAAGCGTCTAAATAGGCGTTTTGCTGTGATCGTGGATAGCGATCGGAAGTCGGCGTCGGATACGATACCGGGCAGGAAGATGAATTGGAAGAGGCAGTGTGAATCTGATGGCGGAGTCTTCCACATTCTGAATAGGCGGGAAATCGAGAACTACGTACATGAGGAGGCGATAAAGCGCGCTGGGCTCACTCTGGCCCCGTATGATGCGTATGCAGATATGAAGGCTACGTTTGGACCACGGGTTCATCGACTCATTGAGGGCATGACGTGTGACGAACTCTTGGAGATGGATCGGCTAGATGATGGGGGCGGCGAACGCCATGAGATACGTGACCTGATACAGACACTGTTGGGGCTGCCAGAAGCATGA
- a CDS encoding PQQ-binding-like beta-propeller repeat protein translates to MRRNRFHSLVKSAPPLLIILSSCVWSAAAADPTETKVTASDAGLGDRFGSGVAIAGEYAVIGAQADNDGAGDAGSAYVLDLATAAELRKLHASDAAGSDFFGCAVAALGDHAVVGALRDDHVAVDAGSAYLFDLTDGTELRKFTAGDASANDWLGNSVALSPSYVLAGAYKADQSTSIYDSGAAYLFDAATGTQLFKLTASDAGKQDWFGYAVAVSDAYAVVGAPTWDGIGVHANCGAVYVFDVSTGAQIRRITTPDEGQEDRFGNALAISGDTLLVGAYWDGESAPGVAYLFDLSTGELIRELVPSEPEGGGDWFGSSVALSGNYALVGASQQGYGTELPGFACVFDITTGQELWKLTASDRANDDNFGVSVAIQGPTALVAADMNDDNGTNSGSAYFYEPISPSTGVGAAVAPKRIVPRNHPNPFNPNTEIRFTLPSEARVSLEIYDVSGRLRRTLLRGERLAAGEVRAAWEGAGDDGRPLPSGVYFYRIEAGQLRAAGKMTLVR, encoded by the coding sequence ATGAGGAGAAACCGTTTTCATTCGTTGGTGAAAAGCGCGCCGCCGCTTCTGATCATTCTGTCGTCGTGTGTATGGAGCGCGGCGGCCGCCGATCCGACCGAGACCAAGGTGACCGCGTCGGACGCAGGCCTCGGCGACCGTTTCGGTAGCGGCGTCGCGATCGCGGGAGAGTACGCCGTGATCGGCGCCCAGGCCGACAACGACGGAGCCGGCGATGCCGGCTCGGCCTATGTCCTCGATCTCGCCACGGCGGCGGAGCTGCGCAAGCTCCACGCCTCCGACGCGGCCGGCAGCGATTTCTTCGGTTGCGCCGTCGCGGCCCTCGGCGACCACGCCGTCGTCGGTGCTCTCCGGGACGACCACGTCGCGGTCGACGCGGGTTCCGCCTACCTCTTCGACCTCACCGATGGGACGGAGCTGCGGAAGTTCACCGCCGGCGACGCATCGGCAAACGACTGGCTCGGGAATTCGGTGGCCCTCTCCCCTTCCTACGTTCTGGCCGGGGCGTACAAGGCCGACCAGAGCACGTCGATTTACGATAGCGGGGCCGCGTATCTTTTCGACGCCGCCACGGGCACGCAGCTCTTCAAGCTGACCGCTTCCGACGCGGGGAAACAGGATTGGTTCGGCTACGCGGTGGCGGTGTCGGACGCCTACGCCGTCGTCGGGGCTCCCACCTGGGATGGAATCGGTGTGCACGCGAACTGCGGCGCCGTCTATGTCTTCGACGTCTCCACGGGGGCGCAGATCCGGCGGATCACCACGCCGGACGAGGGGCAGGAGGACCGGTTCGGCAACGCGCTGGCCATCTCGGGAGACACACTTCTCGTGGGAGCCTATTGGGACGGGGAAAGCGCCCCCGGAGTAGCCTACCTCTTCGACCTCTCCACGGGAGAGCTGATCCGCGAGTTGGTCCCTTCGGAGCCGGAAGGGGGCGGTGACTGGTTCGGCAGCTCGGTGGCGCTCTCCGGGAACTACGCGCTCGTCGGCGCGTCCCAACAGGGGTACGGCACCGAGCTCCCCGGATTCGCCTGCGTCTTCGACATCACGACGGGACAGGAGTTGTGGAAGCTGACCGCCTCCGACCGGGCGAACGACGACAACTTCGGAGTCTCCGTCGCCATCCAAGGCCCCACGGCTCTCGTCGCCGCCGACATGAACGACGACAACGGGACAAACTCCGGCTCGGCGTATTTCTACGAGCCGATCTCCCCTTCGACCGGTGTCGGCGCGGCCGTCGCTCCGAAGAGGATTGTTCCACGAAATCATCCCAACCCGTTCAATCCGAACACCGAGATCCGTTTCACCCTCCCCTCCGAAGCGCGCGTTTCCCTGGAGATCTATGACGTGAGCGGAAGGTTGCGCCGCACGCTCCTCCGGGGAGAGCGCCTCGCCGCGGGTGAGGTGCGAGCGGCTTGGGAAGGCGCCGGCGACGACGGCCGCCCCCTGCCGAGCGGCGTCTATTTTTACCGAATCGAGGCGGGTCAACTTCGAGCGGCTGGGAAAATGACCCTGGTGAGGTGA
- a CDS encoding transcriptional regulator, with translation MPFTGLRLRASKPLDPAYPRELKTLGSHLRKRRLDLGLLQREVAEQIGVSKDTYRLWESNATHPLPRQWPGIISFLDYQPSLAEDSFGARLRGTRLSRGLTQLAVSIILGVDPGSVSRWETRGKRPREDIEERVLHWLRGSQ, from the coding sequence TTGCCTTTTACCGGTTTACGGCTCCGAGCATCTAAACCCCTTGATCCTGCTTATCCTAGGGAACTCAAGACGTTAGGGAGCCATCTTCGAAAGCGGAGATTGGACCTTGGACTCCTCCAGCGGGAGGTAGCCGAGCAAATCGGGGTATCGAAAGACACCTACCGACTCTGGGAAAGCAACGCAACCCATCCGTTGCCCCGGCAGTGGCCGGGGATCATCAGCTTTCTGGACTATCAGCCGTCCTTAGCAGAGGACAGCTTTGGCGCCCGACTCCGTGGGACCCGGCTGTCACGTGGGCTGACACAGCTCGCAGTCTCCATCATTCTAGGAGTTGATCCAGGGAGTGTTTCGCGGTGGGAAACTAGGGGAAAGCGCCCACGGGAGGATATCGAGGAACGAGTGCTCCATTGGCTTCGCGGCTCGCAGTAG
- a CDS encoding alpha amylase C-terminal domain-containing protein — protein MNGNRLGAFCALAGIMLFSVLVSPAECPAAAPDGNVEWDGISHVSRLDRRPICPVDGETFEVLFQTYGNDLTSARVRVEDGDGAWITASKISARGPYDVWSAQVPATEADQLSYYIELTDGGETDYLGAGWMSAGPPVGDMFTIDYATLEHAPVGATLLGGGGTVFKVWSPSSSTAHVRGEFNGWGLGNPMNKVGDHFIARVSNASDRQMYKFFFDGSHWNTDARARALDPGDNYNAVIEDPLRYEWQTEDFSPPPFEEMVVYQLHVGTFSGRNDPYGSTSFPAGYLDVAARASHLAELGVNAVMLNPITEFPWDYSAGYNPITAWAPESVYGDPDDFKAMIDALHAEGIAVLLDIVWNHVSYSDNYLWNYDGTQLYFDDPAVETPWGSQADFDDEGVRDYYAHSALMWLEEYRLDGFRMDATGYMNIAPQEASGWSLMQRLNDEMNNRCVDKIAIAEQLPDNSWVTRPTSLGGAGFDSQYNDAFTDRLREELFDAAYGDPEMWKISDIVGGSGSYLEHGYVTNYLELHDEAWPSSGGQRMVQSIDATSPHDDQWAKGRTKLGQGLVMTAPGIPAMLQGTEWLEDSDFGTDAENRIDWSKKTTYAGIFDYYKDLVALRTGNPALRSDAGLDIFHVNESVNVIAFQRYGGDEVLVVVANLGNSDYASYRVGLPQPGLWHEALNSQAPEYEGSGPVNPGDLTAEAIAYDGYAQSMAIALPKAGLVVLRKGSLVSVDGGVPGAGPARILGAHPNPFNPSTEIVFNLPAAGNARVRVFDISGRAVRTLADRDFDAGEHALPWNGRDDRGNAVASGVYLVRMDAGDRMSDTAKIVLLR, from the coding sequence TTGAATGGAAATCGCCTCGGGGCGTTTTGCGCCCTCGCGGGAATAATGCTCTTTTCGGTTTTGGTCTCGCCGGCCGAGTGCCCGGCCGCCGCTCCGGACGGAAACGTCGAATGGGACGGGATTTCCCACGTTTCCCGGCTCGACCGGAGGCCCATCTGCCCCGTCGACGGGGAAACCTTCGAGGTCCTTTTTCAAACCTACGGGAATGATCTGACCTCCGCGCGGGTCCGTGTGGAAGACGGCGACGGCGCGTGGATCACCGCGTCGAAGATCTCCGCCCGCGGACCTTACGATGTCTGGTCCGCGCAGGTGCCGGCCACCGAGGCGGATCAACTCTCCTATTACATCGAACTCACCGACGGCGGAGAGACCGATTATCTCGGCGCCGGATGGATGTCCGCCGGCCCGCCCGTCGGAGATATGTTCACGATCGATTACGCGACGCTCGAGCACGCGCCGGTCGGCGCGACCCTTCTGGGCGGCGGCGGGACGGTCTTCAAGGTCTGGTCTCCGTCGAGCTCCACGGCGCACGTTCGCGGGGAGTTCAACGGGTGGGGACTCGGGAATCCGATGAACAAGGTGGGCGACCACTTCATCGCGCGCGTGTCGAACGCCTCCGACCGCCAGATGTACAAGTTTTTCTTCGACGGCTCCCATTGGAACACCGACGCCCGCGCCCGCGCCCTCGATCCCGGCGACAACTACAACGCCGTCATCGAGGATCCCCTCCGTTACGAATGGCAGACCGAAGACTTTTCGCCTCCCCCCTTCGAGGAGATGGTGGTCTATCAGCTGCATGTCGGCACTTTCTCCGGGCGGAACGATCCCTACGGCTCCACCTCCTTTCCGGCCGGCTATCTCGACGTCGCCGCGAGGGCTTCGCATCTCGCCGAACTGGGCGTCAACGCGGTCATGCTGAATCCGATCACCGAGTTCCCCTGGGATTACTCGGCCGGTTACAACCCGATCACCGCCTGGGCGCCCGAATCGGTCTACGGCGATCCGGACGACTTCAAGGCGATGATCGACGCGCTCCACGCCGAGGGGATCGCCGTTCTGCTCGACATCGTGTGGAACCACGTCTCCTACAGCGACAACTACCTCTGGAACTACGACGGCACCCAGCTCTATTTCGACGACCCCGCCGTCGAGACGCCCTGGGGGAGCCAGGCCGACTTCGACGACGAGGGGGTCCGCGACTACTACGCCCACAGCGCGCTCATGTGGCTCGAGGAGTACCGGCTCGACGGTTTCCGGATGGACGCCACGGGATACATGAACATCGCGCCCCAGGAGGCGTCCGGCTGGAGTCTGATGCAACGGCTGAACGACGAGATGAACAATCGATGCGTCGACAAGATCGCGATCGCCGAACAGCTCCCGGACAACTCGTGGGTGACCCGGCCGACGTCGCTCGGCGGGGCGGGATTCGATTCACAGTACAATGACGCCTTCACCGACCGTCTCCGTGAGGAGCTTTTCGACGCCGCCTACGGAGATCCCGAGATGTGGAAGATCTCGGACATCGTCGGCGGGAGCGGCTCCTATCTCGAACACGGATACGTGACCAACTACCTGGAGCTTCACGACGAGGCGTGGCCGTCGAGCGGCGGCCAGAGAATGGTCCAGTCGATCGACGCCACCTCCCCCCACGACGACCAATGGGCGAAGGGGCGGACCAAGCTGGGACAGGGGTTGGTGATGACCGCCCCCGGCATCCCGGCGATGCTCCAGGGGACGGAGTGGCTGGAGGATTCGGACTTCGGAACCGACGCGGAAAACCGGATCGACTGGTCGAAGAAAACGACCTACGCCGGCATTTTCGATTACTACAAGGATCTCGTCGCCCTTCGGACCGGCAATCCCGCCCTCCGATCGGACGCGGGTCTCGATATCTTTCACGTCAACGAATCAGTAAACGTGATCGCCTTTCAGAGGTACGGCGGCGACGAGGTGCTCGTGGTGGTCGCCAACTTGGGCAACTCCGACTATGCGTCCTACAGGGTCGGGCTGCCGCAGCCGGGCCTGTGGCACGAGGCTTTGAACAGCCAAGCCCCGGAGTACGAGGGGAGCGGGCCCGTCAATCCGGGCGATCTCACCGCCGAGGCGATCGCCTATGACGGCTATGCCCAGTCCATGGCGATCGCCCTTCCGAAGGCCGGGCTCGTCGTTCTGCGCAAGGGATCGCTTGTTTCGGTGGACGGCGGAGTACCCGGGGCGGGTCCGGCGCGGATCCTCGGCGCCCATCCCAATCCGTTCAATCCGAGCACCGAGATCGTCTTCAACCTCCCCGCGGCGGGCAACGCCCGCGTGCGGGTCTTCGACATCTCCGGGCGGGCGGTCCGGACTCTGGCGGACCGCGACTTCGACGCAGGCGAGCACGCCTTGCCGTGGAACGGCCGGGACGACCGAGGAAACGCCGTCGCCTCCGGCGTCTACCTCGTGCGAATGGACGCCGGCGATCGCATGAGCGACACCGCGAAAATCGTGCTTCTGCGCTAG